A stretch of the Veillonella parvula DSM 2008 genome encodes the following:
- the msrB gene encoding peptide-methionine (R)-S-oxide reductase MsrB, whose protein sequence is MSEHTIYLGGGCFWGLQGYIKKISGVLSTEVGYANGPTENPSYEDVCHNSGHVEALKVTYDADILSLNHLIQYFLRAIDPFSVNKQGGDVGIQYRTGIYYTDPTDKGVIESTLAHAQAFEGKPFAIEVLPLENYYSAEEYHQDYLDKNPNGYCHIPLGLSDEPLIDDNTYAKPSQEDLEALTPQEFEVTQNSATDAPFSHELTDEFKAGLYVDITTGEPLFVSAHKFDSHCGWPSFTKPIAKDVIKYYQDDSHGMNRIEVRSRIGNAHLGHVFEDGPNGSLRYCINGSALRFIPKEELKGTKYEYLIPYIED, encoded by the coding sequence ATGAGTGAACATACTATTTATTTAGGCGGTGGTTGCTTCTGGGGCCTTCAGGGGTATATCAAAAAGATCTCCGGTGTCCTTTCTACTGAGGTAGGCTATGCTAATGGTCCTACAGAAAATCCAAGTTATGAAGATGTATGCCACAATAGTGGGCACGTAGAAGCCCTCAAGGTCACTTACGATGCTGATATATTATCTTTAAATCACTTAATTCAATATTTCCTACGTGCTATTGATCCCTTTAGTGTCAACAAACAAGGTGGTGACGTAGGAATTCAATATCGCACGGGTATTTATTATACTGATCCAACAGATAAGGGCGTTATTGAAAGCACCTTAGCTCATGCTCAAGCCTTCGAAGGTAAACCATTTGCTATTGAAGTATTGCCTTTAGAGAATTACTACTCTGCTGAGGAATACCATCAAGATTACTTAGACAAAAATCCTAATGGCTATTGTCACATTCCATTGGGGTTATCTGATGAACCACTCATCGATGATAATACATATGCTAAACCTTCCCAGGAAGATTTAGAGGCATTAACGCCACAAGAATTTGAAGTAACTCAAAACTCTGCTACAGATGCACCTTTCAGCCATGAACTAACAGATGAGTTCAAAGCAGGTCTCTACGTAGATATTACAACTGGAGAACCCCTTTTTGTATCAGCCCATAAATTCGATTCTCATTGTGGCTGGCCTAGCTTTACTAAGCCAATAGCTAAAGATGTTATCAAATATTACCAAGATGACTCACATGGTATGAATCGCATAGAAGTTCGTAGCCGCATCGGTAATGCTCATTTAGGTCATGTATTTGAAGATGGGCCTAATGGCTCTCTTCGCTACTGTATCAATGGATCAGCTTTAAGATTTATCCCTAAAGAAGAATTAAAGGGTACCAAATACGAATACTTAATTCCATATATTGAAGACTAG
- the ppk1 gene encoding polyphosphate kinase 1 — MFSNAKYYFNRELSWLKFNQRVLLESIDTNTPLLERLRFIAIASSNLDEFFMIRVAGLRHQVVNGIVKYDAAHMDAKAQLKAIDESVQRLVAMQSMYLNNVLTELEAHGFFFTHPDTLDVKTKAWLRHYFEEHIYPVVTPLAVDSGHPFPFLTNHTINAIVRIFQIQEDGTKDYKIAILPIPSVLDRIIEVPSRGNKEHRFVYLEDVITYYANQFFQGYGIEDYMVFRITRDADLEIDEEEATDLLSEVEASLRRRRRGDAVRLEVCGEIKDHLLDFVLTSVELEQKDVYRIDGHLDCRMYFDFCNYPGYDKLRYEPFDPKIPSELVDYEGDSLFSIIGKQDLFVHHPFESFAVVEQFIAQAAIDPDVLAIKQTLYRVSGDSPIIASLIKAADNGKQVTVLMEVKARFDEENNIHMARRLEKAGCHVIYGLKGLKTHSKITMVVRRETDGIRRYVHLATGNYNGKTARMYTDCGIFTCNDEYGDDASRFFNLISGYSDPPIWNKFIVAPLNLREKIMELIDREIEFAKNGEEAYIIGKMNSLLDKKVIAKLYEASSAGVRIDLIVRGICTLRPGIAGVSDNITVRSIVGRFLEHHRLFYFRNGGNESLYLSSADWMPRNLNERVELMIPIEDKRHKERVKSILDLYLDDTLKAHFMRADGSYHKINDRENPISAQEELMKAAIEHENRESMTVIERLQPMLKMNR; from the coding sequence ATGTTCAGTAATGCTAAATATTATTTTAATCGTGAATTATCTTGGCTAAAATTTAATCAGCGTGTACTATTAGAGTCCATAGATACAAATACTCCGCTCTTGGAGCGGTTGCGTTTTATTGCTATTGCTAGTTCTAATCTAGATGAGTTTTTTATGATTCGCGTGGCGGGGTTACGTCATCAAGTTGTGAATGGCATTGTTAAATATGATGCGGCTCATATGGATGCAAAGGCACAATTAAAGGCGATAGATGAATCTGTACAACGCCTTGTTGCTATGCAAAGTATGTATTTAAATAATGTTTTGACTGAACTAGAGGCTCATGGCTTTTTCTTTACCCATCCTGATACACTAGATGTAAAAACAAAAGCCTGGCTACGCCATTATTTTGAGGAACATATATACCCCGTAGTAACACCATTGGCTGTTGACTCGGGGCACCCATTTCCATTTTTAACAAATCATACCATTAATGCAATTGTACGTATCTTTCAAATACAAGAGGATGGGACTAAGGATTACAAGATTGCTATCTTGCCAATACCATCTGTATTAGATCGAATCATTGAAGTTCCAAGCCGTGGCAATAAGGAACATCGATTTGTTTATCTAGAAGATGTCATTACTTATTATGCAAATCAATTTTTCCAAGGTTATGGTATTGAAGATTATATGGTTTTCCGTATTACTCGTGATGCAGATCTTGAAATAGATGAGGAAGAAGCAACAGATTTGCTATCTGAAGTAGAGGCATCCTTGCGGCGTCGCCGTCGTGGTGATGCGGTACGTCTTGAAGTTTGTGGAGAGATAAAGGATCACTTATTAGATTTTGTCCTTACAAGTGTAGAATTAGAGCAAAAGGACGTATATCGCATTGATGGACATTTGGATTGCCGTATGTATTTTGATTTCTGTAATTATCCAGGTTATGATAAGCTCCGATATGAACCGTTTGATCCTAAGATTCCTAGTGAATTAGTTGATTATGAAGGTGATAGCTTATTTTCTATTATTGGGAAGCAAGATCTTTTTGTTCATCATCCCTTTGAATCTTTTGCAGTGGTTGAGCAATTTATTGCACAAGCAGCGATAGATCCTGATGTATTGGCTATTAAACAAACATTATATCGCGTTAGTGGGGATTCTCCGATTATTGCGTCCTTAATAAAAGCGGCAGATAATGGGAAACAAGTAACCGTCCTTATGGAGGTTAAGGCGCGGTTTGATGAAGAAAACAATATTCATATGGCTCGTCGACTCGAAAAAGCGGGATGTCATGTTATTTATGGTTTAAAAGGTCTTAAGACACACTCTAAAATTACTATGGTGGTACGCCGGGAAACGGATGGTATTAGGCGGTATGTCCATCTAGCAACGGGAAACTATAATGGTAAAACAGCTCGGATGTATACTGATTGTGGTATATTTACTTGTAATGATGAGTATGGTGATGATGCGTCACGTTTTTTTAACTTGATTTCTGGATATTCTGACCCACCGATTTGGAATAAGTTTATTGTAGCGCCTTTAAATTTACGTGAAAAAATTATGGAACTTATTGACCGTGAAATCGAGTTTGCTAAGAATGGGGAAGAAGCCTATATCATTGGTAAGATGAATTCTCTGCTCGATAAAAAGGTCATTGCCAAGTTGTATGAAGCTTCTTCTGCTGGAGTTCGTATCGATCTTATCGTGCGTGGTATTTGTACGCTTCGCCCTGGCATTGCCGGTGTTAGTGATAATATCACAGTACGCTCTATTGTGGGGCGTTTTCTTGAACATCATCGTTTGTTCTACTTTCGTAATGGAGGGAATGAAAGTCTGTACCTATCTAGTGCAGATTGGATGCCTCGAAATTTGAATGAACGTGTAGAGCTTATGATTCCTATTGAAGATAAACGCCATAAAGAACGGGTAAAAAGTATTTTAGATTTATATTTAGATGATACATTAAAAGCTCATTTTATGAGAGCTGATGGTTCGTATCATAAAATCAATGATCGAGAGAATCCTATATCTGCTCAAGAGGAGCTAATGAAAGCTGCTATTGAGCATGAAAACAGAGAGTCAATGACGGTCATTGAACGGTTACAACCAATGTTAAAAATGAATAGATGA
- a CDS encoding LysR family transcriptional regulator: MTLQQLKYVTTIANIGSISEAAKRLFVSQPSLTKAIKELEKEMGITIFDRTNKGITVSKEGERFLGYARQVLEQAALLEEQYKSQSGGKKQFSVSTQHYSFAVNAFVELLKGAEIDQYDVSLRETQTYEIIDDVAHMKSEIGLLYYNDFNRPVLEKLIHTNELTFTELFTAHPHIFIGKTHPLAHKEVVSMDELEEYPYISFEQGDHNSFYFSEEIFSTVVRPKHIRVRDRASLFSLLLGLDGYTVSSGVIDKEVNGENIISVPLAEEGLMHIGYITNNKMQRSRLGQEYIHALEQYVSNYGRHIQLPENKK; the protein is encoded by the coding sequence ATGACCTTACAACAATTAAAGTATGTCACAACAATTGCCAATATAGGCAGTATTAGTGAGGCAGCCAAGAGATTATTTGTGTCTCAACCGAGTCTCACCAAGGCTATTAAAGAACTAGAGAAAGAAATGGGTATTACCATTTTCGATCGTACTAATAAAGGAATTACTGTATCTAAAGAAGGGGAACGCTTCCTCGGCTATGCGCGCCAAGTGTTAGAACAAGCAGCCCTTTTAGAGGAGCAATATAAGAGCCAAAGCGGTGGTAAAAAACAATTTTCTGTGTCTACTCAACATTACTCCTTTGCAGTCAATGCATTTGTAGAGCTTTTAAAAGGCGCTGAAATCGATCAATATGATGTATCCTTACGAGAAACACAAACCTATGAAATTATCGATGACGTAGCTCATATGAAGAGTGAAATTGGTTTGCTCTATTATAATGATTTCAACCGTCCTGTATTAGAAAAATTAATTCACACTAACGAATTAACCTTTACTGAATTATTTACGGCCCATCCTCATATCTTTATTGGTAAAACGCATCCACTAGCCCATAAAGAGGTAGTCTCTATGGACGAATTAGAGGAATATCCATATATTTCCTTTGAGCAAGGCGATCACAACTCCTTCTACTTCTCTGAAGAAATCTTCAGTACTGTAGTACGCCCAAAACATATCCGTGTTCGCGATAGAGCATCTTTATTTAGCCTATTACTTGGCCTTGATGGATACACTGTATCTAGTGGTGTAATCGATAAAGAGGTAAATGGTGAAAATATCATTTCCGTTCCACTTGCCGAAGAAGGTTTAATGCACATTGGCTACATTACTAATAATAAAATGCAACGTAGCCGTTTAGGTCAAGAATATATCCACGCCCTAGAACAATACGTTAGTAATTACGGTAGACATATTCAATTACCGGAAAACAAAAAATAA
- the rnmV gene encoding ribonuclease M5 — protein sequence MLKQVIVVEGKSDIQRIAQAVDADCIATEGFTLRRGVIDMIRVAYEKRGIIILTDPDTAGERIRRVLTKKFPNAQHAFVPRDEAFANDDIGIEQASPESIRKALSTLHVESLESSNEFTMVDLVRHGLSGMPDSAARRAVIGAKLGIGYGNGKQFLYRLNHYGITRDAYEEAVNC from the coding sequence ATGTTAAAACAAGTCATTGTCGTAGAAGGAAAATCTGATATACAACGTATCGCTCAAGCTGTAGACGCTGATTGCATTGCTACAGAAGGATTTACCCTCAGAAGAGGTGTTATCGATATGATTCGCGTTGCCTATGAGAAACGTGGCATTATTATATTAACTGATCCTGATACAGCAGGGGAGCGAATCCGACGCGTTTTAACTAAAAAATTCCCTAATGCACAACATGCTTTTGTGCCTCGTGACGAAGCGTTTGCAAATGATGATATTGGCATAGAACAAGCATCTCCAGAGTCAATCAGAAAGGCTTTATCTACATTACACGTAGAGTCTTTAGAATCATCCAACGAATTTACTATGGTGGACTTAGTGCGTCACGGACTGTCTGGTATGCCTGATAGTGCGGCTCGTCGAGCAGTTATTGGTGCTAAATTAGGTATTGGATACGGTAATGGTAAACAATTTTTGTACCGTTTAAATCATTATGGTATAACTCGAGATGCTTATGAAGAGGCAGTAAATTGTTAA
- a CDS encoding peptide chain release factor 3 — MTFLEEVQRRRTFAIISHPDAGKTTLTEKLLLYGGAIHLAGSVKSRKTAKHAVSDWMEIEKQRGISVTSSVLQFDYDGCRVNILDTPGHQDFSEDTYRTLMAADSAVMLIDVAKGVEAQTKKLFAVSKERGIPIFTFVNKIDHFGRSPFDLMEEIENVLGIRTCPMNWPIGINGEYKGVYDREHETIELFAKDETHGQEKLASEKGALTDPRMKELLGDDVYQALLDDIELLDVAGDPFDFNKVRAGELTPMFFGSAMTNFGVKPFLEKFLELAPSPAPRQAVEEMVQPTSEDFSALVFKIQANMDPNHHDRIVFMRICSGKFEKGMSVLHRQSNKTIRLSQPQQFLATERTIVEDAYPGDIIGVFDAGTMGVGDTLCAQKHKVTFGDFPVFPPEFFARVSPKDTMKRKQFQKGMTQLAQEGAVQIFEQPGAFDSFVVGAVGMLQFEVLEYRLKNEYGVDLLNHTLPYGVARWIDGEVDIASLKGVDNAMIVKDNRDRTVVLISNEWQMGWVQERNPDVTFLTTPKLHHEL, encoded by the coding sequence ATGACATTTTTAGAAGAAGTACAACGTCGTCGTACGTTTGCTATCATATCTCACCCGGATGCGGGTAAAACAACATTAACGGAAAAATTACTATTATATGGTGGTGCTATTCACTTAGCAGGCTCCGTAAAGTCTCGTAAAACTGCAAAACACGCCGTATCCGACTGGATGGAAATCGAGAAACAACGTGGTATCTCTGTAACAAGTTCCGTGTTGCAATTTGACTACGATGGTTGTCGCGTAAACATCCTTGATACTCCTGGTCACCAAGACTTCTCTGAAGATACATACCGTACATTGATGGCTGCTGACAGTGCTGTCATGCTTATCGACGTAGCAAAAGGCGTAGAGGCCCAAACAAAGAAACTATTTGCCGTATCAAAAGAGCGCGGTATTCCTATCTTTACATTTGTAAACAAAATTGACCATTTCGGTCGTAGCCCATTCGATCTAATGGAAGAAATCGAAAATGTTCTGGGCATTCGTACATGTCCTATGAACTGGCCTATCGGTATTAATGGCGAATACAAAGGCGTCTACGACAGAGAACACGAAACTATCGAGCTCTTTGCAAAAGACGAAACTCATGGCCAAGAAAAACTTGCATCCGAAAAAGGTGCTTTAACGGATCCGCGCATGAAAGAGCTATTAGGTGACGATGTATACCAAGCATTGCTTGACGATATTGAGTTGCTCGACGTTGCTGGCGATCCATTCGATTTTAATAAGGTTCGTGCTGGTGAATTAACACCTATGTTTTTCGGTTCTGCTATGACTAACTTCGGGGTAAAACCATTCTTAGAAAAATTCTTAGAACTAGCTCCATCCCCTGCTCCACGACAAGCGGTAGAGGAAATGGTACAGCCTACTAGTGAAGACTTCTCTGCTCTAGTATTTAAAATCCAGGCTAATATGGACCCAAATCACCATGACCGCATCGTATTTATGCGTATTTGCTCTGGTAAATTCGAAAAAGGTATGTCCGTATTACATCGTCAATCTAATAAAACAATCCGTCTATCTCAGCCGCAACAATTCTTAGCTACGGAACGTACCATTGTGGAAGATGCGTATCCAGGCGATATTATTGGTGTTTTTGATGCAGGTACTATGGGAGTAGGCGATACACTTTGTGCACAAAAACACAAAGTAACTTTCGGTGACTTCCCTGTATTCCCGCCGGAATTCTTTGCCCGTGTATCCCCGAAAGATACTATGAAACGTAAGCAATTCCAAAAGGGTATGACTCAATTGGCTCAAGAAGGGGCTGTTCAAATCTTTGAACAACCAGGTGCCTTTGATTCCTTCGTAGTCGGTGCCGTAGGTATGCTTCAATTTGAAGTTCTTGAGTACCGCCTCAAAAATGAATATGGCGTTGATTTATTAAATCATACATTGCCATATGGAGTAGCCCGTTGGATTGATGGCGAAGTTGATATTGCATCATTAAAAGGTGTTGATAATGCGATGATTGTAAAAGATAATCGGGATCGCACCGTTGTTCTTATTTCCAATGAATGGCAAATGGGTTGGGTTCAAGAGCGTAATCCGGATGTAACATTCTTAACAACCCCTAAATTACACCATGAGCTATAA
- the rsmA gene encoding 16S rRNA (adenine(1518)-N(6)/adenine(1519)-N(6))-dimethyltransferase RsmA encodes MLESVIASPEVVHYICKRFDIKMSKKLGQNFLIKRGIVDKIVHAAELTVGEPVLEVGPGIGTLTQGLAQSGADVTAIELDRRLLEVLDTTLASYNNVRIIHGDVLKLDVPTIMNHKPFKVVANLPYYITTPIIMSLLESKLPIERLVVMVQKEVALRMVAKPGTKDYGALSVAVQYYTEPDIVLDVPPKSFLPAPAVTSSVIRCVLRDKPPVDVIDEKLFFRVVKAGFAQRRKTFSNTMKTTGLTRDRIEELLAKANIDGQRRGETFTLQEFADVANAWATLIK; translated from the coding sequence ATGTTAGAATCAGTAATTGCAAGCCCAGAGGTTGTGCATTATATATGTAAGCGCTTTGATATTAAAATGAGCAAAAAGCTAGGGCAAAATTTTCTTATTAAGCGAGGCATAGTTGATAAAATTGTACATGCTGCGGAATTAACCGTAGGGGAACCTGTCCTAGAGGTTGGCCCTGGCATTGGTACGTTGACACAAGGTTTAGCTCAAAGTGGGGCAGATGTAACGGCTATCGAGCTAGATCGTCGCTTATTAGAGGTACTCGATACGACATTGGCATCTTATAACAATGTACGCATCATTCATGGTGACGTGTTAAAGCTTGATGTGCCAACGATTATGAATCACAAACCATTTAAAGTAGTTGCTAATTTGCCATACTATATTACAACACCTATTATTATGTCTTTGTTGGAAAGTAAATTACCTATTGAACGTCTCGTTGTGATGGTGCAAAAAGAGGTAGCTTTACGCATGGTAGCAAAGCCGGGCACAAAGGATTATGGTGCATTATCTGTTGCTGTTCAGTATTATACGGAACCAGATATTGTTCTAGATGTACCGCCTAAATCTTTCTTGCCAGCTCCAGCGGTGACAAGTTCTGTTATCCGTTGTGTATTGCGTGATAAACCACCTGTAGATGTGATTGATGAGAAACTATTCTTTCGCGTTGTGAAAGCAGGTTTTGCGCAACGCCGTAAAACATTCTCTAATACGATGAAAACAACGGGCTTAACAAGGGATAGAATTGAAGAGTTATTAGCAAAAGCAAATATTGATGGTCAACGAAGAGGTGAGACCTTTACCCTTCAAGAATTTGCCGATGTAGCCAACGCGTGGGCGACTTTAATCAAATAG
- a CDS encoding sodium/glutamate symporter yields the protein MPLIDLALVNNVWTLKLSMIQTVGLAVITLFIGTWINKHSKFLQRMCMPAPAVGALPFAFLTAILSYYKILNITFEGSLQTFLMLAFFTTIGLMASLKVLKKGGIFIIFFFLACAVWIVVQNTAGIMIAKALGIEPIIGIMAGSVSMIGGLGTAGAFGPYYEQLLGIPGTASAAVAAATFSMVAGTILGAPVGERIIKMHKVKTPYENPELMEDEGIDMIEDHVESGGKQFNSQDLLTICMWIGLALGIGTIVSAGLSVLTPLPAYIGAMICAAVIRNFGDFTKAYKINDAALDAVSNVALSLFVTMAINSLKLVQLIDLALPLITILVVQMGLICVFAYLIYFLFGRNYDAVMLGSGAIGFGLGATPNALVNMLSLASKHGPSPLAWLVVSLVGAFLIDFANAFLITTMAGILY from the coding sequence ATGCCACTTATTGACTTAGCCCTAGTCAACAATGTATGGACCTTAAAACTGTCCATGATTCAAACTGTAGGTCTTGCTGTAATTACCTTATTCATCGGTACTTGGATCAATAAGCATTCCAAGTTCTTACAACGTATGTGTATGCCTGCACCAGCCGTAGGCGCTCTTCCATTTGCATTTTTAACTGCTATTTTGTCTTATTATAAAATCTTAAACATTACCTTTGAAGGTTCCTTACAAACATTTCTAATGCTTGCCTTCTTTACCACTATCGGTTTAATGGCATCCTTAAAAGTCCTCAAAAAGGGTGGTATCTTCATTATTTTCTTCTTCTTAGCATGTGCAGTGTGGATTGTAGTACAAAATACTGCAGGTATTATGATTGCTAAAGCATTAGGAATTGAGCCAATTATTGGCATCATGGCTGGTTCTGTATCTATGATTGGTGGCCTTGGTACAGCTGGTGCCTTCGGTCCATATTACGAACAATTACTTGGTATCCCTGGTACCGCTTCCGCAGCAGTTGCAGCTGCAACATTTAGCATGGTAGCTGGTACAATCCTCGGTGCGCCTGTAGGTGAACGCATTATTAAAATGCATAAAGTTAAAACACCTTATGAAAATCCTGAGCTAATGGAGGATGAAGGCATCGATATGATCGAAGATCACGTTGAAAGTGGTGGCAAACAGTTCAACTCTCAAGATCTTTTAACAATTTGTATGTGGATTGGCCTTGCATTAGGCATCGGTACCATCGTAAGTGCTGGATTATCTGTTCTTACTCCACTACCTGCATATATTGGTGCTATGATTTGTGCAGCAGTAATTCGTAACTTTGGTGATTTTACTAAAGCATACAAAATCAACGATGCAGCTCTTGATGCGGTATCTAATGTAGCATTATCTTTATTCGTAACAATGGCTATCAACAGCTTAAAGTTAGTTCAATTAATTGATCTTGCTTTACCACTTATTACAATCTTAGTTGTACAAATGGGACTTATCTGTGTATTTGCATACCTTATTTACTTCCTCTTTGGTCGCAACTACGATGCAGTTATGCTTGGTTCCGGAGCTATCGGTTTCGGTTTAGGTGCTACACCAAACGCATTAGTTAACATGTTATCCTTAGCAAGTAAACACGGTCCATCCCCTCTTGCCTGGCTCGTAGTTTCCTTAGTAGGTGCCTTCTTAATCGACTTTGCAAATGCTTTCCTCATTACAACCATGGCTGGCATTCTTTACTAA
- a CDS encoding 3D domain-containing protein: MRIHKTHKRYISSVVAGLIVTAVTMTGFSYNDKTVTVMVDGAAHTVRTHLNSNEGIVRDAGVKLNPNDKVISSSSTVQNGTTLTVVRAIPVYVTVNGKTRAVFTTETTAQGVANELGFKAPNYVVVGDENGSVLSGTRITIAQVTSRSLSTVDQEVAVEVVRQKDDTMAKGEEEVVQVGQPGLERVQRETLYSNGTVIKTNDVSKVTQRAMIPTIIKEGTREVTTSRNVAGRASRAIVMEASAYLAGDGDGAGITATGVPAVRGIAAVDPDVIPLGTRLFIPGYGEAIAADTGGAIVGNKIDLVMDSYGEAMDFGRQDVTVYVLD; encoded by the coding sequence ATGAGAATTCATAAGACACACAAGCGATATATTTCGTCTGTTGTTGCCGGATTGATTGTAACAGCTGTAACCATGACCGGTTTTTCTTATAATGATAAAACCGTTACCGTTATGGTAGATGGTGCAGCACACACTGTTAGAACGCATTTAAATTCTAACGAAGGCATTGTACGCGATGCTGGGGTTAAGTTAAATCCAAATGATAAAGTTATTTCTAGTTCATCTACAGTTCAAAATGGAACAACCTTAACGGTTGTTCGTGCTATTCCAGTTTATGTAACTGTAAATGGTAAAACAAGAGCTGTATTCACTACAGAAACAACTGCTCAAGGTGTTGCTAATGAGCTTGGTTTCAAAGCACCTAACTATGTAGTAGTGGGCGATGAAAATGGATCTGTTTTAAGTGGTACACGTATAACAATTGCTCAAGTAACAAGCCGCTCTCTATCTACAGTAGATCAAGAAGTTGCTGTTGAAGTGGTTCGTCAAAAAGATGATACTATGGCTAAGGGCGAAGAAGAGGTTGTTCAAGTTGGTCAACCTGGCTTAGAACGAGTACAACGTGAAACACTATATAGTAATGGTACCGTTATTAAAACTAATGACGTATCTAAAGTAACACAACGTGCAATGATTCCTACAATTATTAAAGAGGGCACTCGTGAAGTGACTACATCTCGTAATGTGGCGGGTCGTGCATCTCGCGCTATCGTAATGGAAGCATCTGCTTATCTTGCTGGCGATGGTGATGGTGCTGGTATTACAGCTACGGGTGTACCTGCAGTACGTGGCATAGCAGCAGTTGACCCAGATGTTATTCCATTGGGTACACGTTTATTTATTCCTGGTTACGGTGAAGCTATTGCTGCCGATACAGGTGGTGCTATAGTAGGTAACAAAATCGATCTTGTAATGGACTCTTATGGGGAGGCTATGGACTTTGGTCGTCAAGACGTTACAGTGTACGTTTTAGATTAA
- a CDS encoding 5-methyltetrahydropteroyltriglutamate--homocysteine S-methyltransferase, which yields MSKHTAPFHFDIVGSFLRPAELKEAREAFNKGNITREELTAVEDRLITDLIQKQKAAGLPVITDGEFRRAYWHLDFMWGFNGVKEIELEHGYKFVGQETAPGSLALTGKITGTNHPFVEHFKFVKQFEDENTTARQTIPAPSQFLAELFREDNGITTRSFYPDLEELIQDIAAAYRQVIKDLYDAGCRNIQFDDCTWGMCCDHAYWTGRQKDKSVTIEGETAKYLRLNNLALEGRPHDLAFTTHVCRGNYNSTWAASGGYEPIAPILFAKENVDAYYLEFDDDRSGGFEPLREVSPNKKVVLGLITSKRPELEDKEVIKERIKEATKYIPLERLCLSPQCGFASCEIGNQLTEEEQWAKLALVKEIAHEVWGD from the coding sequence ATGTCCAAACATACAGCACCATTCCACTTTGATATCGTAGGTTCCTTCCTACGCCCAGCAGAATTAAAAGAAGCACGCGAAGCTTTTAATAAGGGAAATATTACTCGAGAAGAATTAACAGCCGTTGAAGATCGTCTTATTACAGACCTCATTCAAAAACAGAAAGCAGCTGGCCTACCAGTGATTACAGATGGCGAATTCCGTCGTGCCTATTGGCATCTAGACTTCATGTGGGGCTTTAACGGCGTAAAAGAAATTGAACTGGAACACGGTTACAAATTCGTCGGTCAAGAAACAGCACCCGGCTCCCTCGCCCTTACTGGCAAAATTACGGGAACAAACCACCCATTCGTTGAACATTTCAAATTTGTAAAACAATTTGAAGACGAAAATACTACGGCGCGTCAAACGATTCCTGCTCCCTCTCAGTTTTTGGCAGAGTTATTCCGTGAAGACAATGGCATTACAACGCGCTCCTTCTATCCAGATTTAGAAGAATTGATTCAAGATATTGCTGCCGCCTATCGCCAAGTAATTAAAGACCTTTACGATGCAGGTTGCCGCAATATTCAATTTGATGATTGTACTTGGGGTATGTGTTGTGACCATGCTTACTGGACAGGTCGTCAAAAGGATAAAAGTGTAACCATTGAAGGTGAAACCGCTAAATATTTACGTTTGAATAACTTAGCTCTTGAAGGTCGCCCTCACGACTTAGCATTTACTACACATGTATGTCGTGGTAACTATAACTCTACATGGGCGGCTAGCGGTGGGTACGAACCTATTGCCCCTATCCTATTTGCCAAGGAAAATGTAGACGCTTATTACCTAGAATTTGATGATGATCGCTCTGGAGGTTTTGAGCCATTGCGTGAAGTTTCTCCTAATAAAAAAGTTGTATTAGGCCTTATCACATCTAAACGCCCTGAGTTAGAAGATAAAGAAGTCATCAAAGAACGTATCAAAGAAGCAACAAAATATATCCCTCTCGAAAGACTTTGCTTATCCCCTCAATGTGGCTTTGCATCCTGTGAAATTGGCAACCAATTGACCGAGGAAGAACAATGGGCTAAACTCGCATTAGTCAAAGAAATAGCTCATGAAGTTTGGGGTGATTAA